A portion of the Flavobacterium limnophilum genome contains these proteins:
- a CDS encoding Crp/Fnr family transcriptional regulator gives MSKCDQCIVRELSSLKALNKDELLRIAECKTSRTVKKGEPIFEEGDVVNGVYCITSGICKMSKLSANGKDQIVKLIKAGELLGQRSMISDEPANLSAVALEDMEVCFIPKTEILTFFDTNNQFSMNLMKTICGDLKETSDHLVSISQKTVKERLAETLIYLQDNFGKNTDGSLHIQLSREELAGMIGTATESCIRLLSDFNKLGLIELSGKKIILKDMVKLKRIAD, from the coding sequence ATGAGTAAATGTGACCAATGTATTGTTAGAGAACTTAGCTCCCTAAAAGCGCTCAACAAGGACGAACTGTTAAGGATTGCTGAATGTAAAACTTCGCGAACCGTCAAAAAAGGCGAGCCCATTTTTGAAGAAGGCGATGTCGTTAACGGTGTTTATTGCATCACTTCGGGTATCTGCAAAATGTCTAAATTAAGTGCCAACGGAAAAGACCAAATTGTCAAGCTAATAAAAGCTGGAGAATTACTCGGACAACGATCGATGATTAGCGATGAACCAGCCAATTTAAGTGCCGTAGCACTTGAAGATATGGAAGTATGCTTTATTCCAAAAACTGAAATCTTGACCTTTTTCGATACCAACAACCAGTTTTCGATGAATTTAATGAAAACCATTTGTGGCGATTTGAAAGAAACCAGCGATCATTTGGTTTCTATTTCCCAAAAAACGGTTAAAGAACGATTGGCAGAAACGCTTATTTATCTTCAAGACAATTTTGGCAAAAACACGGATGGTTCCTTACACATCCAGCTTTCGCGCGAAGAATTGGCAGGAATGATTGGCACGGCCACCGAAAGTTGCATCCGTCTATTGTCCGATTTCAATAAATTAGGATTAATAGAACTGAGCGGTAAAAAAATCATTCTTAAAGACATGGTAAAACTCAAACGAATTGCCGATTAA
- the mazG gene encoding nucleoside triphosphate pyrophosphohydrolase: MNSKQTQLQAFERLLNIMDDLREKCPWDKKQTLQSLRHLTIEETYELGDAILDNDLNEVKKELGDLLLHIVFYAKIGSETKDSSTSLTTGFDMADVCNEICEKLIHRHPHIYSDVVVKDEEEVKQNWEKLKLKEGKKSVLEGVPRSLPALVKASRIQDKVKGVGFDWEEAHQVWDKVQEELAELQVEVEAGDQDKMESEFGDVLFSMINYARFLNINPEDALERTNKKFIKRFQYLESKAGELGKPLMDMTLAEMDVFWNEAKKL, encoded by the coding sequence ATGAACTCCAAACAAACTCAACTTCAAGCCTTCGAACGATTACTGAACATTATGGACGATTTGCGCGAAAAATGCCCTTGGGACAAGAAGCAAACCCTGCAAAGTTTACGCCATCTAACCATTGAAGAAACCTATGAATTGGGCGATGCCATTTTGGACAATGATTTGAATGAAGTCAAAAAAGAATTGGGCGATTTGTTGTTGCACATTGTTTTTTATGCCAAAATAGGAAGTGAAACCAAGGATAGTTCGACTTCGCTCACTACAGGTTTTGACATGGCCGATGTTTGCAACGAAATTTGCGAAAAACTCATTCACCGTCATCCGCATATTTACAGCGATGTCGTGGTCAAAGACGAGGAAGAAGTCAAACAAAATTGGGAAAAATTGAAACTCAAGGAAGGCAAGAAATCCGTTCTCGAAGGTGTGCCAAGAAGTTTGCCGGCATTGGTCAAAGCCAGCCGAATTCAAGACAAGGTAAAAGGAGTGGGTTTCGATTGGGAAGAAGCACACCAAGTTTGGGACAAAGTGCAAGAAGAATTGGCAGAACTTCAGGTTGAGGTCGAAGCCGGAGATCAAGACAAAATGGAATCCGAATTTGGCGATGTCTTGTTTTCGATGATCAACTATGCCCGATTTTTGAACATCAATCCCGAAGACGCTTTGGAGCGAACCAACAAGAAATTCATCAAAAGATTTCAGTATTTGGAAAGCAAAGCCGGCGAATTGGGCAAACCCCTAATGGACATGACCTTGGCCGAAATGGACGTTTTTTGGAACGAAGCCAAGAAATTGTAA
- a CDS encoding DUF5606 family protein, which translates to MNLEKILSISGKPGLYALKVQTRTGFVAESLLDGKKSTVGLKVNVSLLSEISIYTVDAEKPLTEVMRNIAIKENEGPALSHKEDNAKLVAYFSEILPEYDSERVYPSDIKKVLNWYNLLQSKGLVSKEEPKIENAEEIKESVVEEIVAEKAKAPAKKAKAKKE; encoded by the coding sequence ATGAATTTAGAAAAAATATTATCGATTTCAGGAAAACCTGGTTTATACGCTTTAAAAGTTCAAACTCGCACAGGATTTGTGGCCGAATCATTGCTTGACGGCAAGAAAAGCACTGTCGGATTGAAAGTAAACGTAAGTTTATTGTCTGAAATCTCTATTTACACAGTTGATGCCGAAAAACCGTTGACCGAAGTAATGCGAAACATTGCCATCAAAGAAAATGAAGGTCCAGCACTTTCTCATAAAGAAGACAATGCAAAATTGGTAGCCTATTTTTCTGAAATTCTTCCAGAGTACGATTCCGAAAGAGTGTATCCTTCTGATATCAAAAAAGTTTTGAATTGGTACAACTTGTTGCAATCAAAAGGATTGGTTTCTAAAGAAGAGCCAAAAATTGAGAACGCCGAAGAAATAAAAGAAAGCGTTGTCGAAGAAATAGTTGCCGAAAAAGCAAAAGCTCCTGCCAAAAAAGCAAAAGCAAAGAAAGAGTAA
- the def gene encoding peptide deformylase, whose translation MILPIVGYGDPVLRKVGEEITSEHPNLKEIVANMYETMYNAYGVGLAAPQVGLSIRLFVIDTTPFGDDEDLPIEEQQQLKGFKRTFINAKILKEEGELWGFNEGCLSIPDVREDVYRHEKVTIEYCDEDFNLKTEVFDGLVARVIQHEYDHIEGILFTDLISSLKKKLIKSKLQNIMDGKSRPDYRMKFCNKKGR comes from the coding sequence ATGATTTTACCAATTGTAGGATATGGCGATCCAGTTTTAAGAAAGGTAGGCGAGGAGATTACTTCAGAGCATCCCAACTTGAAAGAGATTGTTGCCAACATGTATGAAACGATGTATAACGCTTATGGAGTGGGGCTTGCTGCGCCACAAGTAGGTTTGAGCATTCGTCTATTTGTTATTGACACAACACCTTTTGGCGATGATGAAGACCTTCCAATCGAAGAACAACAACAATTAAAAGGCTTCAAACGTACTTTTATCAATGCCAAAATACTGAAAGAGGAAGGCGAATTATGGGGCTTTAACGAAGGTTGTCTCAGTATTCCCGATGTGCGTGAGGATGTTTACCGACACGAAAAAGTCACGATTGAATATTGTGATGAAGATTTCAACCTGAAAACCGAAGTTTTTGACGGCTTGGTTGCCAGGGTAATACAACACGAATACGATCACATCGAAGGGATTTTGTTTACCGATTTGATTTCGTCATTGAAGAAAAAATTAATCAAGAGCAAATTGCAAAATATTATGGACGGCAAGTCCAGACCGGATTACAGAATGAAATTTTGCAATAAAAAAGGAAGGTAA
- a CDS encoding FUSC family protein, with protein sequence MITKIKDFTVGTNLSNALKAGLSAVIPVLTFSYLGDLQTGLIIALGALFTFPSDTPSNLKHKINGILVAISILFSVNLLINITYPYPFVFYPVFISLVFILSMLAVYGQRATMVAFSALMIISISFSHINTGWKMLEYAGLLLSGGLFYLLISLIFHYINPHRYTELQIVECIKLTAKYLKLRGDLWELNSDRKEITRKQLHLQVELNEIHENIREILVRNRTNYGSSNQNRKMLLSFITLVEVMELAISTSFDHNKLHQKFDEHPKVLMTYQSLAYNLARNLKSLSKKIRKRKSYTPKNNLVENLYAFENAIADYEKTLGKTEASEGVLMLTNMLHYAEKQVEKIKTLERAYTSNVKLKDLKGRDKDLENLITPDYYPLNTLVENFSFSSLEFRHSLRITTTLLIGYIIGKVLPFENVYWILITIVVIMRPGYGLTKERTLNRFLGTLFGGVVGFAILATGPTTTILGGLTILFLILGLTFNPSNYKIGTTFITLHIIFIFAILNPTDDVILYRILDTCVGATLAILANHFLWPFWESLNTNENIKNSIEANRNYLQQISILYNSKESVNAKYRLARNQAFIEIGNLMASFQRMLQEPKSKQDKLQQVYKFTVVNNALLSAAASLGTYTQSHKTTEASASFNIIFDRIIKNLDYAISLLKNDNKLTETEAPIDDISNNSFIELKKIREKELSKADDINSQEFKLKMQEAQLVIEQLVWLTNLSENIIKTTKVLMKPQPQAETNPLKTFFGSNNPEAL encoded by the coding sequence ATGATAACAAAAATTAAAGATTTCACTGTCGGCACTAATCTATCCAACGCTTTGAAAGCTGGACTTTCTGCGGTCATACCCGTATTAACCTTTTCCTATTTAGGTGATTTGCAAACCGGTCTAATCATAGCCCTTGGAGCACTTTTTACCTTTCCAAGTGATACACCCAGTAATTTAAAACATAAAATTAACGGAATACTTGTAGCGATTTCAATTCTTTTCAGTGTCAACTTATTGATTAACATAACTTATCCATACCCTTTTGTTTTTTATCCTGTTTTCATCTCTCTAGTTTTCATTTTGTCAATGCTTGCCGTTTACGGACAACGCGCCACAATGGTTGCCTTTTCAGCCTTAATGATTATTTCTATTTCATTTTCCCATATCAATACTGGATGGAAAATGCTTGAATATGCAGGACTTTTGCTTAGCGGCGGATTGTTTTATTTACTTATTTCCCTAATTTTCCACTATATCAATCCGCATCGTTACACCGAACTGCAAATTGTGGAATGCATCAAATTGACGGCAAAATATTTGAAATTAAGAGGGGATTTGTGGGAATTGAATTCAGATCGAAAAGAAATCACCCGAAAACAATTGCATCTTCAGGTGGAACTGAACGAAATTCACGAAAACATCAGGGAAATCCTTGTAAGGAATCGAACCAATTATGGCTCTTCGAATCAAAATAGAAAAATGTTGCTGTCTTTTATCACTTTGGTTGAAGTAATGGAATTGGCAATCTCGACATCATTTGACCACAATAAATTACATCAAAAATTTGATGAACATCCAAAGGTTTTAATGACGTATCAAAGTCTTGCCTACAATCTTGCCCGAAATTTAAAGTCATTATCCAAAAAAATCAGGAAAAGAAAGAGTTACACGCCAAAAAATAATTTGGTCGAAAATTTATATGCTTTCGAAAATGCCATAGCAGATTACGAAAAAACGCTAGGCAAAACAGAAGCTTCCGAAGGCGTTCTTATGCTGACCAACATGCTGCATTATGCCGAGAAACAAGTAGAGAAAATCAAGACTCTGGAGCGCGCTTACACTTCCAATGTAAAATTAAAAGACCTTAAAGGAAGAGATAAAGATTTAGAGAATTTAATCACTCCCGACTATTATCCATTAAATACTTTAGTCGAAAATTTCAGTTTTTCTTCGCTAGAATTCAGGCATTCGCTGCGAATTACCACCACATTATTGATAGGATACATTATCGGAAAAGTGCTTCCATTCGAAAATGTGTATTGGATATTAATAACCATTGTGGTGATTATGCGCCCTGGATACGGACTCACGAAAGAAAGGACACTTAATCGCTTTTTGGGAACCCTTTTTGGAGGCGTTGTCGGTTTTGCTATTTTGGCAACAGGCCCAACCACAACAATTCTTGGCGGACTAACCATCCTTTTTCTGATTTTAGGATTGACATTTAATCCTTCTAATTATAAAATTGGAACCACCTTTATAACGCTGCACATTATTTTCATTTTCGCCATATTAAACCCAACCGATGATGTTATTCTGTATAGAATTTTGGACACTTGTGTTGGAGCAACACTGGCTATTCTGGCCAATCATTTTCTGTGGCCTTTTTGGGAGTCGTTAAACACCAATGAAAACATCAAAAACTCAATTGAAGCCAACAGGAATTATTTACAGCAAATTTCTATTTTATACAATAGCAAAGAAAGTGTTAACGCCAAATATCGTCTAGCCAGAAATCAAGCTTTCATAGAAATAGGCAACTTGATGGCTTCTTTTCAAAGAATGTTGCAAGAACCCAAATCAAAACAAGACAAATTGCAACAGGTCTATAAATTTACCGTGGTCAATAATGCGCTGCTTTCTGCTGCTGCTTCATTGGGAACTTATACGCAATCACACAAAACGACCGAAGCCTCGGCATCGTTTAACATTATATTTGACCGCATCATAAAAAATCTGGATTATGCCATTTCGCTTTTGAAAAACGATAACAAACTCACCGAAACCGAAGCTCCAATCGACGATATTTCCAACAACAGTTTTATCGAATTGAAAAAAATACGGGAAAAAGAATTGAGTAAGGCCGACGACATCAATAGTCAGGAGTTCAAACTCAAAATGCAGGAAGCACAATTGGTAATCGAACAATTGGTTTGGCTAACAAACCTTTCGGAAAACATCATAAAAACCACAAAAGTCCTGATGAAACCCCAGCCTCAAGCGGAAACCAACCCACTTAAAACATTTTTCGGGTCAAATAATCCTGAAGCATTATAG
- the ruvX gene encoding Holliday junction resolvase RuvX has translation MPRILAIDYGQKRTGIAVTDELQIIASGLTTIPSSTAIDFLKDYFAKEKVEAVLIGEPKQMNGQPSESASIIKGFVTHFTNHFPDMKVIRVDERFTSKMAFQTMIDSGLSKKQRQNKALIDEISATIMLQDYLTRKMF, from the coding sequence ATGCCAAGAATACTCGCCATAGATTACGGACAAAAACGAACCGGAATAGCTGTTACCGATGAACTGCAAATTATCGCTTCGGGTTTGACGACCATTCCATCTTCCACAGCAATAGATTTTTTGAAAGACTATTTTGCCAAAGAAAAGGTCGAAGCAGTCCTCATTGGTGAACCCAAGCAAATGAATGGACAACCGTCTGAAAGTGCTTCCATCATCAAGGGATTCGTGACGCATTTTACCAATCATTTTCCGGATATGAAAGTCATTCGCGTGGACGAACGATTTACTTCAAAAATGGCGTTCCAGACAATGATTGACAGCGGATTGAGCAAAAAACAACGACAAAACAAAGCGCTTATTGACGAAATATCGGCAACTATAATGCTTCAGGATTATTTGACCCGAAAAATGTTTTAA
- a CDS encoding type II toxin-antitoxin system RelE/ParE family toxin, with product MKIKLTVEFKYDLNDIVDFISKDKPVAARKFKIELIKKIQKDLKQPFLFKKSIYFEDENIRDCVFKGYTVVFKVDNELETVSVVAILKHRNSF from the coding sequence ATGAAGATTAAATTAACTGTTGAATTTAAATATGATTTGAATGATATAGTTGATTTTATTTCAAAAGACAAACCTGTTGCTGCAAGGAAATTCAAAATTGAATTAATTAAAAAGATACAAAAAGATTTGAAACAACCTTTTCTATTCAAAAAATCAATTTATTTTGAAGACGAAAATATAAGAGATTGTGTTTTTAAAGGTTATACAGTTGTTTTTAAAGTTGATAATGAGCTTGAAACTGTTTCAGTTGTGGCAATTTTGAAACACAGAAATTCATTTTAA
- a CDS encoding type II toxin-antitoxin system RelE/ParE family toxin, whose amino-acid sequence MKIRFTVKFKFLLEDQVRYISKDKPLAAKKFKKELLSNLKKDLKNPFHFKESIYSDGDKTIRDYVFKGYTVVFKVDNELEIVTVVAILKHRNSL is encoded by the coding sequence ATGAAAATTAGATTCACTGTCAAATTTAAATTTTTATTAGAAGATCAGGTTAGATATATCTCAAAAGATAAGCCTCTTGCTGCCAAAAAGTTTAAAAAAGAGTTGCTTTCTAATTTAAAAAAAGATTTAAAAAATCCATTTCATTTTAAAGAATCAATTTATTCTGATGGCGATAAAACCATAAGAGATTATGTTTTTAAAGGCTATACAGTTGTTTTTAAAGTTGATAATGAGCTTGAAATTGTTACAGTTGTGGCAATTTTGAAACACAGGAACTCACTATAA
- a CDS encoding 2,3,4,5-tetrahydropyridine-2,6-dicarboxylate N-succinyltransferase gives MNELQSIIEQAWENRALLQETKTTDAIRSVIELLDSGKLRVAEPVGEGWQVNEWVKKAVVLYFPIQKMETLEAGIFEYNDKMLLKRDYAEKGVRVVPGASARYGAFLASGVIMMPSYVNIGAYVDSGTMVDTWATVGSCAQIGKDVHLSGGVGIGGVLEPLQAAPVIIEDGAFIGSRCIIVEGVHVGKEAVLGANVCLTASTKIIDVTGETPVERKGFVPARSVVIPGSYTKKFAAGDFQVPCALIIGTRKPSTDLKTSLNNALREYDVAV, from the coding sequence ATGAACGAATTACAATCCATAATAGAACAAGCTTGGGAAAACCGTGCATTGTTGCAAGAAACAAAAACTACTGATGCCATAAGATCAGTAATCGAATTATTAGATTCAGGAAAATTGCGTGTTGCCGAGCCAGTTGGCGAAGGTTGGCAAGTAAACGAATGGGTAAAGAAAGCCGTTGTTTTGTATTTCCCAATCCAAAAAATGGAAACATTGGAAGCCGGAATCTTCGAATACAACGACAAAATGTTGCTAAAAAGAGATTATGCCGAAAAAGGAGTTCGCGTGGTTCCTGGAGCATCTGCCCGTTATGGCGCTTTTTTGGCTAGCGGCGTGATTATGATGCCAAGTTATGTAAATATTGGTGCTTATGTCGATTCTGGAACAATGGTAGATACTTGGGCAACTGTTGGTAGTTGTGCTCAAATTGGTAAAGATGTTCACCTTTCTGGCGGAGTTGGAATTGGTGGTGTTTTAGAACCTTTACAAGCTGCACCAGTAATTATTGAAGACGGAGCTTTCATTGGTTCTCGTTGTATTATTGTAGAAGGCGTTCACGTAGGAAAAGAAGCTGTTCTTGGTGCCAATGTTTGTTTGACTGCTTCCACAAAAATCATTGACGTTACTGGAGAAACTCCTGTAGAAAGAAAAGGTTTTGTTCCTGCTCGTTCGGTTGTAATTCCTGGTAGTTATACCAAAAAATTCGCTGCTGGAGATTTTCAAGTGCCTTGCGCCTTGATTATCGGAACTCGCAAACCTTCAACTGATTTGAAAACATCGTTGAATAATGCGTTGCGCGAATATGACGTTGCGGTATAA
- a CDS encoding glycosyltransferase family 9 protein has translation MKILVIQQKMIGDVLVSSIICNNLRKAYPDAQIDYLVYESTIPVLQGNPNIDNVLLFQEKHRKSKREFLNLALEIRSFQYDLVIDAYSKLESWLIILLSGAKRKISYKKSGRTFLYTDNVPFAEFPKTNLGLAIERRLSLLEPLDLKIEVDAFPKLYVTDKENQDAIALFEHHHLIKDRKTVMISLLGSEKLKTYPLEYMAKVADYIADNQEVNILFNYFPKQIKDAKKVFDACKPLTQEKIYFDLLGNDLRSFIAIMNNCDLIIGNDGGAINMAKALGKSSFIIFSPWIEKKIWATLEDGLKHISVHLNDFKPKLLASKTEKELKKNALSLYQEFEPELFKDKMELFLKQNL, from the coding sequence ATGAAAATACTGGTTATACAACAAAAAATGATTGGCGATGTGCTGGTAAGCAGCATCATTTGCAACAATTTGCGCAAAGCCTACCCCGATGCACAAATCGATTATTTGGTTTATGAATCTACCATTCCCGTATTGCAAGGCAATCCGAACATTGACAATGTTCTCTTGTTTCAAGAAAAACATCGCAAAAGCAAAAGAGAATTTCTGAATTTGGCTCTCGAAATTCGCTCCTTCCAATACGATTTGGTGATTGATGCTTATTCGAAATTGGAAAGCTGGCTGATTATTTTGTTGAGCGGAGCCAAAAGAAAAATCTCCTACAAAAAATCAGGTCGCACCTTTTTATATACCGACAATGTTCCTTTTGCCGAATTTCCAAAAACCAATTTGGGATTGGCCATCGAAAGACGACTTTCGTTGTTGGAACCGCTTGACTTAAAAATTGAAGTGGATGCTTTTCCAAAGCTGTATGTAACCGATAAAGAAAATCAAGATGCAATCGCACTTTTTGAACATCACCATTTAATAAAAGATCGAAAAACAGTGATGATTAGCCTTTTGGGAAGCGAAAAATTAAAAACCTATCCCTTGGAATATATGGCAAAAGTGGCCGATTACATTGCCGACAATCAAGAGGTAAATATTCTTTTTAATTATTTTCCAAAGCAAATCAAGGATGCAAAAAAAGTTTTTGATGCTTGTAAACCTTTGACCCAGGAAAAAATCTATTTTGATTTATTGGGCAATGATTTGCGTTCTTTTATCGCCATAATGAACAATTGCGATTTGATTATTGGCAACGATGGAGGTGCAATCAATATGGCAAAAGCATTAGGAAAATCCTCTTTCATTATTTTCTCCCCTTGGATTGAAAAGAAAATTTGGGCCACTCTTGAAGATGGTTTAAAGCATATTTCAGTGCATTTGAATGACTTTAAACCCAAATTATTGGCTTCGAAAACTGAAAAAGAACTCAAAAAAAATGCCCTTTCCTTGTATCAAGAATTCGAACCCGAATTGTTCAAGGATAAAATGGAATTGTTTTTGAAACAGAATCTTTAA
- a CDS encoding lipopolysaccharide kinase InaA family protein: MKFTIDPFFEIANEAIVSIINNFNSTGILFGDGQRNKIKLFELEGKTINIKSFKIPHFINKIAYKYFRKSKARRSFEYATTLLEKGIGTPQPIAYFENYDFIGLKDSYYLSEHLQCDLTYRELVEIPDFPDNENILRQFTRFSFDLHQKGIEFLDHSPGNTLIKKNAEGSYDFFLVDLNRMNFHDNMDFDSRMKNLSHLTPKKEMIAVMSNEYSKVYPAQTEADIFEKMWFYTNDFQERFAKKRRLKKKLKFWKS, encoded by the coding sequence ATGAAATTCACCATAGACCCATTTTTTGAAATAGCAAACGAGGCAATTGTTTCTATCATAAATAACTTCAACTCTACCGGGATTCTTTTTGGCGATGGACAAAGAAATAAAATCAAATTATTTGAATTGGAAGGCAAAACCATCAACATCAAATCCTTCAAAATTCCGCATTTCATCAATAAAATAGCCTACAAATATTTCAGGAAATCCAAGGCCAGACGTTCTTTTGAATATGCTACCACTTTATTGGAAAAAGGAATTGGAACGCCTCAGCCCATCGCTTATTTCGAAAATTACGATTTCATAGGACTCAAGGACAGTTACTATCTGAGCGAACATCTTCAATGCGATTTGACGTATAGGGAATTGGTCGAAATTCCAGATTTTCCGGATAACGAAAATATTTTAAGACAATTTACCCGTTTTTCTTTCGATTTGCATCAAAAAGGAATCGAATTTCTGGATCATTCGCCTGGAAATACTTTAATCAAAAAAAATGCCGAAGGAAGTTACGATTTCTTCTTGGTCGATTTGAATCGTATGAATTTTCACGACAATATGGATTTTGATTCCAGAATGAAAAACCTCAGTCATTTGACTCCAAAAAAGGAAATGATTGCCGTTATGAGCAACGAATATTCCAAAGTATATCCCGCTCAAACCGAAGCCGATATTTTCGAAAAAATGTGGTTTTACACCAATGATTTTCAAGAGCGTTTTGCCAAAAAAAGACGTTTGAAAAAGAAATTGAAATTCTGGAAATCTTGA
- a CDS encoding glycosyltransferase family 2 protein: MSYPSCTLVTPTYNWPEALELLLLSILNQTVLPNEVIIADDGSREDTKQLIEKFQQKFPIPLLHIWHEDLKNRKPKIMNKAIAAAKHDYIVEIDGDIIMNKHFIEDHLTFAQKGHYLFGSRVNIQESFLSELFSKKIIDFNFFSKGIKKRDRTIRLPFLMNFAKSVDQRSRKLRGCNMSFWKEDFIKINGFNEDLVGWGIDDSEMIQRLHNIGIKGKRLKYSGVAYHIYHKEQSKSHLEINNEIERQTTEKKLTFIEKGINQYL; the protein is encoded by the coding sequence ATGTCTTATCCGAGTTGTACTTTAGTGACCCCAACCTATAATTGGCCTGAAGCTTTAGAATTGTTGTTATTGAGCATATTGAACCAAACGGTTTTGCCCAATGAAGTGATAATTGCCGATGATGGTTCCAGAGAAGACACCAAACAATTAATCGAAAAATTTCAGCAAAAATTCCCGATTCCTTTGCTTCATATTTGGCACGAAGATTTAAAAAACAGAAAGCCGAAAATTATGAACAAAGCTATTGCGGCTGCAAAACATGACTATATTGTAGAGATTGACGGCGACATCATCATGAACAAACACTTTATAGAAGACCATCTCACTTTTGCCCAGAAAGGACATTATCTTTTTGGCTCGCGTGTGAATATTCAAGAGTCTTTTTTATCTGAATTATTTTCAAAAAAAATTATTGATTTCAACTTTTTTTCAAAAGGAATAAAAAAAAGAGATAGAACCATTCGTCTTCCCTTTTTAATGAATTTTGCCAAAAGTGTTGACCAACGGTCTCGAAAACTTCGTGGTTGCAATATGTCATTTTGGAAAGAAGATTTTATCAAAATCAATGGATTTAATGAGGATTTAGTAGGTTGGGGAATTGATGATTCAGAAATGATTCAACGACTCCATAACATTGGAATTAAAGGAAAAAGACTAAAATATTCTGGAGTTGCTTATCATATTTACCACAAGGAGCAATCCAAAAGTCATCTAGAAATCAATAACGAAATCGAGAGACAAACCACTGAAAAAAAACTTACTTTTATCGAAAAAGGAATCAATCAATATTTATGA
- a CDS encoding glycosyltransferase family 2 protein, which translates to MMFDIAVILINYNSSEHSINCIRSIIEKTSKNINYQIIITDNCSQKEDYLKLKSFCNEVDFSNLELHRSVINSGFGGGNMFGVQFANANYLAFVNNDTLLKNDCLSILKNTLENNPKIGIAGAQAYKENGDFMISLDHFASPAREIIGRSFLESINPKKHPKRKKKYTNPLQVNFVPGSFMFIKATDFYEVGGFDTNIFLYYEETDLCLRLAKNLKFAYLIPEAEFVHLYGASTGKSLAIKKELKISLLYIMRKHYGFFGHKIVMLFLIIKYFFSSILKPKNWSLFFLILTGAPLSKSLKTKQKIVIP; encoded by the coding sequence ATGATGTTTGACATAGCCGTAATTTTAATCAACTACAATTCAAGCGAACACAGCATCAATTGCATTCGTTCCATTATCGAAAAAACCTCTAAAAACATTAATTATCAAATTATCATAACTGATAATTGTTCTCAAAAAGAGGATTATCTAAAACTAAAATCGTTTTGTAATGAAGTCGATTTTTCGAATTTAGAACTTCACCGAAGTGTCATAAATTCTGGTTTTGGCGGAGGAAACATGTTTGGAGTACAATTTGCCAATGCCAACTATTTAGCTTTCGTGAATAACGACACTTTGTTGAAAAATGATTGTTTGTCGATTCTGAAAAACACATTAGAAAACAATCCAAAAATTGGAATTGCCGGAGCTCAAGCCTACAAAGAAAATGGAGATTTCATGATTTCACTCGATCATTTTGCGTCTCCAGCGAGAGAAATTATTGGTAGAAGTTTCTTGGAAAGTATCAATCCTAAAAAACATCCGAAACGAAAAAAGAAATATACAAATCCGTTACAAGTCAACTTTGTTCCTGGCAGCTTTATGTTCATTAAAGCAACTGATTTTTATGAAGTTGGAGGTTTTGATACCAACATTTTTCTTTATTATGAAGAAACCGATTTATGTTTGAGATTAGCCAAAAACTTAAAGTTTGCTTACTTAATTCCTGAAGCTGAATTTGTTCATTTATATGGAGCCAGCACCGGAAAATCATTGGCAATCAAAAAAGAATTGAAGATTTCGTTACTCTATATTATGAGAAAACATTATGGATTTTTTGGACACAAAATAGTAATGCTATTTCTAATTATAAAATATTTTTTCAGCAGTATTCTTAAACCTAAAAACTGGTCTTTGTTTTTTCTAATTTTGACTGGTGCTCCATTGTCAAAATCACTAAAAACCAAACAAAAAATCGTAATACCGTAA